A single Zootoca vivipara chromosome 1, rZooViv1.1, whole genome shotgun sequence DNA region contains:
- the RCN1 gene encoding reticulocalbin-1, whose amino-acid sequence MDSKAPLRYLAAGLLLTLCTRGSLGVPTFRKERGVHPEPELSDRQHEDNQSFQYDHEAFLGKEEAKTFDQLTPEESKERLGKIVNRIDDNKDGFVTTEELKNWIKRVQKRYIFENVAKVWKDYDLNKDNKISWEEYKQATYGYYLENPAEFEDATEQHNFKKMMPRDERRFKRADLDGDSEVTREEFTAFLHPEEFEHMKDIVVLETLEDIDKNEDGFVDQDEYIADMFAHEDGGPEPDWVITEREQFADFRDLNKDGKMDKEEIRHWILPQDYDHAQAEARHLVYESDVDKDHKLTKEEILDNWNMFVGSQATNYGEDLTKNHDEL is encoded by the exons ATGGACTCGAAAGCCCCTCTCCGCTACCTCGCGGCGGGGCTGCTGCTGACGCTTTGCACCCGGGGGTCCTTGGGCGTCCCCACTTTCAGGAAAGAGAGGGGAGTTCATCCGGAGCCCGAGCTCAGCGATCGGCAGCACGAAGACAACCAGAGCTTCCAGTATGACCACGAGGCCTTCCTGGGCAAAGAAGAAGCCAAAACTTTCGACCAGCTCACCCCAGAGGAGAGCAAAGAAAGGCTGGG GAAAATTGTTAATCGAATTGATGATAACAAAGATGGCTTCGTCACCACAGAGGAACTAAAAAACTGGATTAAGCGAGTGCAGAAACGCTACATCTTTGAAAACGTGGCAAAAGTCTGGAAGGATTATGACCTCAACAAAGACAACAAAATTTCTTGGGAAGAATACAAACAAGCCACATATGGCTATTACCTTG AAAACCCAGCTGAGTTTGAAGATGCAACAGAGCAGCacaatttcaaaaaaatgatGCCCAGGGATGAAAGAAGATTCAAAAGAGCTGACCTGGATGGTGATTCCGAAGTCACTCGTGAGGAGTTCACAGCTTTCCTTCACCCAGAGGAATTTGAGCATATGAAAGACATTGTTGTTCTA GAAACCCTGGAGGACATAGACAAAAATGAGGATGGATTTGTGGATCAAGATGAATACATTG CTGATATGTTTGCGCATGAAGATGGTGGTCCAGAACCTGACTGGGTAATAACTGAACGGGAGCAGTTTGCAGATTTTCGGGATCTCAACAAGGATGGGAAGATGGATAAAGAGGAGATACGACACTGGATTCTCCCACAAGACTATGATCATGCACAAGCCGAAGCCAGACACTTAGTATATGAGTCGGATGTTGACAAG GACCACAAGTTAACCAAAGAAGAGATTCTGGACAACTGGaatatgtttgttggaagccaagcAACAAATTATGGAGAAGACCTCACAAAAAACCATGATGAGCTATGA